The genomic interval ACGCGTGCGCGCCCGCGCGCAGCAAGCGTTCGATGTCGGCGCGCGTCTCGATTCCACTCTCCGCCACCACCGTGCAGCCGGCCGGCACGCGCGGCAGCAGCCGCTCGCACGTCGCCAGCGACGTTACGAATGTGTGCAAGTCGCGATTGTTCATTCCGAGCAGCCGCGGCCGTACCGACAGCGCCAGGTCCAACTCCGCTTCGTTGTGAACCTCCACCAACGCATCAACCCCGATCATCTCCGCCTCAGCCGCCAAACTCATGAGCTGCTCGGGACGCAACGCCGCGACGATCAGCAAGATCGCATCGGCGCCGTACGCGCGCGCCTCGGTGATCTGGTACGGATCGACGACGAAGTCTTTTTCGATCAACGGAAGCGTCACGGCGGCCCGGATCATCGCCAGGTAGTCGAGCCGACCTTGAAAGAAGCGTTCGTCGGTGAGCACCGAGACCGCCGCCGCGCCATGGGTTGCATAGGCGCACGCAATGGCGAGGGGATCGAAGTCCGAGCGAATCAATCCCTTCGACGGCGACGCCTTCTTCACCTCGGCAATGATCGCACCGGGTTCGCTAACTGCCGCCACAAACCCGCGACGCGCTTCGCGATAGAGCGGACGCTCCCGCAGCGCCGCCAGCGACACTGCGCGCTTGCGCGCCGAGACTTCTTCGCGCTTGTTGGCGAGGATGTCGTCGAGGATCATGCGTTGGTGAACTCCACCATTGCCTCCAACTTCCGGCGGGCGCGGCCGCTGCCGATCGACTCACGCGCGAGCGCCACCGCATCCCGAACGCTGCTCGCACGCTCGCCGACATAGATCGCCGCCGCGGCGTTCAACACCACCACGTCCAGACGTGGCCCTGCCTCACCGTCGAGAACGGCGCGCACGACGCGCGCACTGTCTGCCGCACTCACCGGCCCCAGCAAGTCGTCGAAGCGACACGGGGTGAACCCGAGTTCCTCCGGCGCGATCCGATACGTAGTGACCGCGCCAGCGTGCCACTCGGCGATGCTGGTCGCGGCGGCGAGCGAAATCTCATCGAGACCATCGTCGCTGTGCACGACTAACGCGTGAGCGCTGCCCAACTCGCCGAGCGCGCGAGCGATCGGCTCGATCCATTGGGGCGCAAACACGCCTACCACCTGATGGCGCGCGCCGGCCGGATTCAACAACGGGCCGAGCAGGTTGAAGAGCGTCCGCACACCAAGCTCACGACGCGGGACCGCCGCGTGCTTCATCGCAGGATGAAACACCGGCGCGAAGAGAAAACCGATACCGATGGTATCGATGCACCCACCCACGCGCTCGGGCGTGAGATCCAGCTTCACGCCCAACGCTTCGAGCACATCGGCGCCGCCGACCGTGCCCGACATGGCGCGGTTGCCATGCTTCGCTACGGTGAGCCCGGCGCCGGCCACGACGAACGCCGCTGCCGTCGAGATGTTGAACGTGCCTTTGCGATCACCGCCGGTGCCACATGTATCGACGACGATCGCAGCCCGCGGCGTGATGCGCGTGGCGGCGGCGCGCAGCGCGCGCGCGGCGCCGATGATTTCGCCAACCGTCTCGCCCTTCATGCGCAACGCGATCAGCAGCCCAGCAATCTGCGCCGCCGTCGCGTCGCCGCGCATGATCCGGCCGATCACTGCTTCCATTTCGGCTGCAGTGAGATCGTGCCGATCAATCAGCCGCGTCAGGGCGTCGGATAGTTCCATTGCTCAGTCGCTCGCGCGTCCGCAGGCTCACGGAGAAGCTCCCTCTTCAGTGTCTCTCGCGCGCCACGTTGAGAAAGTTCTTCAGCAGCGCCTTGCCCTCGATGGTCAGGATCGACTCGGGATGGAACTGGACGCCTTCGACCAGCAGCTCGCGGTGGCGCACGCCCATGATCTCGCCCTCGGCGGTCCACGCGCTCAGTTCCAAGCAGTCGGGCTTGGTTGCCGGATCGATCACCAGTGAGTGATAGCGCGTGGCCTGAAACGGATTCGACAAGCCCGCGAAAATCGTCCGGCCATCGTGCAGGATCGGTGAGGTCTTCCCGTGCATGATGCGCGGCGCGCGGACGATGGTGCCGCCGAACGCCGCGCCAATGGCTTGAAGCCCGAGGCAGACGCCGAGAATCGGGATCTTGCCGGCGAAGCGCTCGATCACGGGGACCGAGATGCCCGCCTCCCGCGGCGTGCACGGCCCGGGCGAGATCACGATCATCTCGGGCGCCAACTCGGCCACCTCCGCCACCGTCAGCGCGTTGTTGCGAAACACGCGCACGTCCGCCCCCAACTCGCCCAGGTACTGCACGATGTTGTAGGTGAAGGAGTCGAAGTTATCGATCATCAACAGCATACGTCACCGCGGTTCGTGTTCGTGGCTCGTGCTCGTTCGGGGCTCGCCATCCGACACGACCACGACTCACGAGCACGGTTCACGACCTCACATCGCCTCCGCTAGGCGCACGGCGTGGATCAGCGCGCGCGCTTTGTTCACACACTCGGCATGCTCACGCTCGGGATCGGAGTCGGCCACGATACCGGCACCGGCACCGATGTAGACGGTGTTGCCGGCGACCAGCAGCGAACGGATGGTGATGCAGGTGTCCATATTGCCCGAGAAGTCGAAGTAGCCAACCGCGCCACCGTAGATGCCGCGGCGCACCGGCTCCAACTCTTCGATGAGTTCCATCGCGCGCACTTTCGGCGCCCCGCTCAACGTCCCCGCCGGGAACGTCGCGCGGAAAGCGTCGAAGCAGTCGAGTTCGGCGCGCAGATCACCGCGCACGTTCGACACCAAATGCATCACATACGCGTAGCGCTCGACTACCATGTGCTCGGTCACCGCCACGCTGCCGATCTTGGCGACACGGCCGACGTCGTTGCGGCCGAGGTCGAGCAGCATGATGTGCTCGGCGATTTCCTTGGGGTCGGTCATCAATTCCTGCTCAAATTGTGAGTCCTGCTTCTCTTCCGTGCCGCGTGGCCGCGTACCCGCGATCGGGCGTACCGTCACCTCGCGACCTTCGAGTCGCACCATGACCTCGGGCGACGAACCGAGCAACGTGTGCGGCCCCATGCGTAGGAAGAACATGTACGGCGATGGATTCACCGTGCGCAGGCAGCGATAGATGTTGAACGGGTGCGCGCGCAGGGGACACTCGAAGCGTTGCGCCAAGACCACTTGGATCACGTCGCCCGCGACGATGTACTCCTTGGCCCGCCGCACCATGGTTTCGTACTGTTCCTGCGTCAGATTGGACCCCACCGGCCCCGGTTCGCGCAACGCCAACGATCGCGGCGCTTCGACCGCCTTTTGCAAACGCGCGATCACGCGCTCCACCTTTGCGCCGGCCGCGTCGTACGCCGCGCGCAGCGCATCGCGTCCGCTGCCGGGCGTCAGGTGCGCGTGCGACACGACTTTGATCTTCTGCGCGACGTTGTCGAAGATCAACAGCGTATCGGCGAGTAACAGGTAGAGGTCCGGCATCGCGAGGTCGTCGGCCGCGCACTCGGGCAGGTGCTCGATGAAGCGAACGACATCGTAGCCGAGATAGCCCACGAAGCCGCCCGAGAAGCGCGGCAAACCCTTCACGGCGACCGCGCGATACTGGGCGAGCAGATCGCGCACGGCGCTGAGCGGATCGGCGACCTCGCGTTCTTCGGGCGGTTGGCCGGCACGTTCGAAGGTGAGGCGCGTGCCCTTGCTGCGCACGATCAATTCGGGTGCCGCGCCGAGAAAACTGTAGCGTGCCCACTTCTCGTTGCCTTCGACGCTCTCGAGCAGAAAGGCATCGCCGCCCTCGTCGATCTTGAGAAAGGCCGACACCGGCGTTTCGAGATCAGCGAGGATCTCGCGATACACCGGCACCAGATTGCCCTGCTCCGCCAAGCGGCAGAACTCGTCGAACTCAGGCGTGTACATTGGTCGTGACTCGTGGCTCGTGACTCGTGAGTCGTAAATCGTGATTCGTATCTGGCCGACCCCTTCTGCCTACTGCTTACTGCTTACTGCTTACTGCCTACTGCCTACTGTACTGCTCTTCCCTACTGCGATGTCACGTAGGCCGCTTCGAGTCCTTCCAAATTCTTCAGGCGCTGCTCCATCTCCTGTGCGCGGTCGTGGTTGGAGAAGCGGCCCACACGGACGCGGTACCACGTTTGCCCACGCATCGGCGCTTGCAACGTGTAAGCGTCGTAGCCTTTCGCGAGCAGGCGACGCGCGAGCGCCGTGGCCTGATTCGGATCGGTCGTGGCATAGACCTGCACCGTCCACCCGGCGTCGGCCCATTCTTGCGGCGATCGCTTTTCGCCCTTCTCCACCTTCGCCGCCGGCAGCGCGGCGGTCGGCTTTGCGGGCGCAAGCGTCGGCTTGACCAGGGCCAAAGTGGCGACGGCCTTGCCCGGCGTCGCTGTCGGCGTGGCGCGTAGCTTCATGAACGGCGTGTCGCTCGGCACCGCGTTGGCCGGCACGGCGGGAGCCACTGGCACCGCTGCTTTGGGCGCGTCGGACGCGGCGACCTCACCCGGTCCCTCTATCGCGGTGCGATCCGCAGGCTTGCGCACGATGCGTTCTTCTTGCGCCAGTCGGCGCTCGACCAAATCCTTCCCCACCCAGATGCCGAACACGAAGATCAACAACGAGGCGACCAGGAATCCCAAGGTCAACGTGAGCACCTGCCCCAAACTCAGCCCAGCGGAACGTGTGCGGCGTGCCATCATCCCCTCATCTTCATCACATGCTTTCGGGCGCGTGTACCCCTAACAGACCCAGGCCGCTGTGCAACACCTTGCGCACTGCATGCGCGAGGTAGAGGCGGGCGGCGGTGCGCGCGAGGTCATCGGTCAAGATGCGGTGCGAATTGTAGAAGCGATGAAACTCGCCCGCCAGCTCCATCAAGTAGAACACCACGCGGTGCGGCTCGAACCCGCGCGCGGCGTCTTCCACGGTATCGCTGTACCGCGCCAGTAACTTCATCACGGCGAGCTCTTCCGGTGCGGTCAACGTTTCCAAATGCGACGCGGCGGCCGGCGCCAGCTTCGCGCCCGCGGCCGTCGCTTGCTTGAACAGGCTGTGAATCCGCGCGTGCGCGTACTGAACGTAGAAGACCGGATTGTCCGAAGACTGCTTCTTGGCGAGGTCGAGATCGAATTCGAGGTGACTGTCGGCGCGGCGGGTGAGGAAAAACACCCGCACCACGTCGGCGCCAACTTCATCGAGCAACTCATCGACAGTGACGTACTCCGCCCGCCGCGTCGACATCTTCACCTGCACGCCACCACGCGTGAGCGTGACGAACTGGTAAATGATCGAGTGGATCTTCTCCGCCGGCAGTCCCAGCGCTTTGATCGCCGCCTTCACCTCTTCGTGCTCAGCGATGTGATCGGCGCCGAGCACATCGATGATCAGATCGAACCCACGTCGCAACTTGTCTTGATGATACGCGATGTCGGGCAAGCGATACGCCGGCTCCCCGGTCGACTTCACCAGCACGCGGTCCTTATCGAGCTCGAGCGCCTCGCCGGCCAACCACACCGCGCCATCACGATCGAACGCGAGCTGACGCGCGCGCAGCGCCTCGAGCACCGCAGCGATCTGACCGCCTTTGTAGAGCGTGTCCTCATTGAAATAGACGTCGAAATGGATGCCAACGCGGCCAAGCGTCTGCTCAATGTCGGCGAAGATGGCGCGCTCGGCCACGTCTTTGAACCTGCCAGCCGCTGGCTCGTCGCGCAGGCGATCGCTGTGCTCGCTGATCAATGTGCCGGCAATCTCGCGGATGTACTCGCCTTGGTAGCCATCTTCGGGAAACGTGATCGTGTCACCGAGCTGTTCGAGATAGCGCGCTTTCACCGATTCCCCCAGGAGCTTCATCTGGCGCCCGGCGTTGTTGAAGTAGTACTCGCGCGTGACCTGATGCCCGGTGGCTTCGAGCAGTCGCGCGATCGCGTCACCCAGCACCGCGTTGCGGCCGTGGCCGACCGTGAGCGGGCCCGTCGGATTGGCGCTGACGAACTCGACTTGGACCTTCTTGCCTTGCCCGATGTCGTTGAAGGCGAGCGGACCGTCGTGCTCGCCGATGTCGGCGAGCGTGTCGCCCCAGAATTTCAGCGAGAAGCGGAAGTTGAGGTAGCCGGGCCCTTCGACGTCGACGCCTGCGAGCAAACCGTCGGGGTCAGCGATGAAGCCGTGAATCGTTTCGGCGATCTGGCGTGGGGCGCGGCGTTCGGCGCGCGCCAAGCCGAGGGCGATCGCCGACGCCAGGTCGCCGAAGGCGGGATTCTTGGGCACCTCAAAAAGCAAAGGGGGGAGGCTGTCTGACTTCAGCGCTCCCCCCTCAATGGCTTGCGATAGTGCGTGCTGAAGCAGCGCTTCAAGTCGTTTTTTCATCCTCCCAACGCCAGTATCGCCCTTCGGTCATGTTCGTATTCGTCGCTGTAGTTACGCGCAAAGATGCCCGCAGAGATAGCCCGCACCTCCCAACGAGTCAAGGTGAAGGTTGCAACAGGCGTGGAGCGGAAACGAATGCAAGTGAGCACGATCCTCACCATCCTCGTTGCGAACACCGAGCAACTGCACCAGAAGCGCTGCGCGCACTCCCGATGGGCAACTTCGAACTGGCCAGCGGCTATCAAGATACCCCGGCTCCGTCGATCATCCTCGCAAACCCGCTCGTGAGGAATCTGCACCTACGGGTGCTGCTTTACGTGCCCCGTTTTTTCGGGCAGAAGTTCGAGGCGCAATGCTTGTGCTGCTCGCTGGAAGCAGGGTTCAAGGAATTAACCAAGGCCGGGCAGCGGTAGCCGGAGCTTGCTGCCGATGAACGAGGTTCACCGCACCCAATGGAATGCCTATCACTCGGCGCCGGGTTCTGTCTGGACTGTGCACGACGCACAGATGCCCGAAGAGACTGCTCCTTGCTGTGCAGTCTGTGGGCACTGTGACTGCGAGAGCTACGACCCGGTTGCTGGGCACTGTGCCGACGACGGCGATGAATCGTGCGAGGGCCAATACTTCGCCTATGTGCACGCCGACGGGCAGGTACTCTGCGAGCAGTGCGCCGATCAAGCCGGCATCCGCATCGCCGGGTGCGATTGCCTCGACTCCGCGGACGGCCGTCCCTGACGCCAACCGCCGAACGGCCATCGCGGGCCATCGTCGCCGGACGTAACTGGATGAGTAGAGCCGCACGAGCAACGCCGGTCGTCGGGGCTCGGCCGTGAGCTAGAGGGGGCAGCAGGTGCCACGCATCTTCGACAACATCGAGCAGCAATTGCTCCCTGCGCTTCGCGAGACCATCGAGGTGTCGGATCGCACCAACTGCCTCGCTGCGCATCGAGCGATGAGTGCGAATTCTAATGCGGCGAGGTTAGCGTGAGGTTGAGCGAGTCGGATACGCGAGCCAAGCTGATCGATCCCGGGCTGCACGGGCGCGGGTGGACCGAGGATCTCATTCGCCGCGAGGAAACGGCCGGCGCCATCCAGATCATCGACGGGAAGCCGCGCAAGCAGGCGAAGGGTCGGGTCGACTACGTCTTACGGATCAAGGTCAACTCGGAGACGCAGCCCGTCGCCGTGGCACTCATCGAGGCGAAGAAAGAGGGCCTGCCGCCTACCCACGGCCTGGAGCAGGCGAAGTTGTAC from Deltaproteobacteria bacterium carries:
- the trpC gene encoding indole-3-glycerol phosphate synthase TrpC → MILDDILANKREEVSARKRAVSLAALRERPLYREARRGFVAAVSEPGAIIAEVKKASPSKGLIRSDFDPLAIACAYATHGAAAVSVLTDERFFQGRLDYLAMIRAAVTLPLIEKDFVVDPYQITEARAYGADAILLIVAALRPEQLMSLAAEAEMIGVDALVEVHNEAELDLALSVRPRLLGMNNRDLHTFVTSLATCERLLPRVPAGCTVVAESGIETRADIERLLRAGAHAFLIGETFMRAPDPGVKLDELRGVTG
- the trpD gene encoding anthranilate phosphoribosyltransferase, producing the protein MELSDALTRLIDRHDLTAAEMEAVIGRIMRGDATAAQIAGLLIALRMKGETVGEIIGAARALRAAATRITPRAAIVVDTCGTGGDRKGTFNISTAAAFVVAGAGLTVAKHGNRAMSGTVGGADVLEALGVKLDLTPERVGGCIDTIGIGFLFAPVFHPAMKHAAVPRRELGVRTLFNLLGPLLNPAGARHQVVGVFAPQWIEPIARALGELGSAHALVVHSDDGLDEISLAAATSIAEWHAGAVTTYRIAPEELGFTPCRFDDLLGPVSAADSARVVRAVLDGEAGPRLDVVVLNAAAAIYVGERASSVRDAVALARESIGSGRARRKLEAMVEFTNA
- a CDS encoding aminodeoxychorismate/anthranilate synthase component II — its product is MLLMIDNFDSFTYNIVQYLGELGADVRVFRNNALTVAEVAELAPEMIVISPGPCTPREAGISVPVIERFAGKIPILGVCLGLQAIGAAFGGTIVRAPRIMHGKTSPILHDGRTIFAGLSNPFQATRYHSLVIDPATKPDCLELSAWTAEGEIMGVRHRELLVEGVQFHPESILTIEGKALLKNFLNVARERH
- the trpE gene encoding anthranilate synthase component I, coding for MYTPEFDEFCRLAEQGNLVPVYREILADLETPVSAFLKIDEGGDAFLLESVEGNEKWARYSFLGAAPELIVRSKGTRLTFERAGQPPEEREVADPLSAVRDLLAQYRAVAVKGLPRFSGGFVGYLGYDVVRFIEHLPECAADDLAMPDLYLLLADTLLIFDNVAQKIKVVSHAHLTPGSGRDALRAAYDAAGAKVERVIARLQKAVEAPRSLALREPGPVGSNLTQEQYETMVRRAKEYIVAGDVIQVVLAQRFECPLRAHPFNIYRCLRTVNPSPYMFFLRMGPHTLLGSSPEVMVRLEGREVTVRPIAGTRPRGTEEKQDSQFEQELMTDPKEIAEHIMLLDLGRNDVGRVAKIGSVAVTEHMVVERYAYVMHLVSNVRGDLRAELDCFDAFRATFPAGTLSGAPKVRAMELIEELEPVRRGIYGGAVGYFDFSGNMDTCITIRSLLVAGNTVYIGAGAGIVADSDPEREHAECVNKARALIHAVRLAEAM
- a CDS encoding SPOR domain-containing protein; protein product: MMARRTRSAGLSLGQVLTLTLGFLVASLLIFVFGIWVGKDLVERRLAQEERIVRKPADRTAIEGPGEVAASDAPKAAVPVAPAVPANAVPSDTPFMKLRATPTATPGKAVATLALVKPTLAPAKPTAALPAAKVEKGEKRSPQEWADAGWTVQVYATTDPNQATALARRLLAKGYDAYTLQAPMRGQTWYRVRVGRFSNHDRAQEMEQRLKNLEGLEAAYVTSQ
- a CDS encoding arginine--tRNA ligase, coding for MKKRLEALLQHALSQAIEGGALKSDSLPPLLFEVPKNPAFGDLASAIALGLARAERRAPRQIAETIHGFIADPDGLLAGVDVEGPGYLNFRFSLKFWGDTLADIGEHDGPLAFNDIGQGKKVQVEFVSANPTGPLTVGHGRNAVLGDAIARLLEATGHQVTREYYFNNAGRQMKLLGESVKARYLEQLGDTITFPEDGYQGEYIREIAGTLISEHSDRLRDEPAAGRFKDVAERAIFADIEQTLGRVGIHFDVYFNEDTLYKGGQIAAVLEALRARQLAFDRDGAVWLAGEALELDKDRVLVKSTGEPAYRLPDIAYHQDKLRRGFDLIIDVLGADHIAEHEEVKAAIKALGLPAEKIHSIIYQFVTLTRGGVQVKMSTRRAEYVTVDELLDEVGADVVRVFFLTRRADSHLEFDLDLAKKQSSDNPVFYVQYAHARIHSLFKQATAAGAKLAPAAASHLETLTAPEELAVMKLLARYSDTVEDAARGFEPHRVVFYLMELAGEFHRFYNSHRILTDDLARTAARLYLAHAVRKVLHSGLGLLGVHAPESM